In one Micromonospora polyrhachis genomic region, the following are encoded:
- a CDS encoding class I SAM-dependent methyltransferase: MTLPLLDRAEDADRYEVVSGGFDEHLFTAAAIGEHDRVLDIGCGYGRTTLLAARRAVSGRVVGNDVVGPMLVQARAFAAAEGVANVTFETGDAQRHPFPTDAFDVAISRFGVMFFADPVAAFRNIGRALRPGGRLAFVTVGPPQRNDLPTVLAAAMGEPPAATGVLSLADPGHIDDVLNRAGYRDISVTDVETTIPLGRDAESAAAFALQWGAFRDYFDRADAAVVESARVALTAAARPFLTDDGVRLRSTAWLVHATRP; encoded by the coding sequence ATGACACTTCCCCTGCTCGACCGGGCCGAGGACGCCGACCGCTACGAGGTGGTCAGCGGCGGATTCGACGAACACCTGTTCACCGCTGCCGCCATCGGCGAGCACGACCGCGTACTCGACATCGGCTGCGGCTACGGCCGCACGACGTTGCTGGCCGCCCGCCGGGCCGTATCCGGCCGGGTCGTCGGCAACGACGTGGTCGGGCCGATGCTGGTCCAGGCACGCGCGTTCGCCGCAGCCGAGGGTGTCGCCAACGTGACGTTCGAGACGGGCGACGCCCAGCGCCACCCGTTCCCGACCGACGCGTTCGACGTGGCGATCAGCCGGTTCGGGGTCATGTTCTTCGCCGATCCGGTCGCGGCGTTCCGCAACATCGGTCGGGCGCTGCGACCCGGTGGCCGGCTGGCCTTCGTGACCGTCGGGCCGCCACAACGAAACGACCTGCCCACGGTCCTCGCGGCGGCGATGGGCGAGCCGCCCGCGGCAACCGGTGTGCTCTCCCTCGCGGACCCCGGACACATCGACGACGTGCTCAACCGGGCCGGCTACCGGGACATCAGTGTGACCGACGTCGAGACGACGATCCCCCTGGGACGGGATGCCGAGTCGGCGGCGGCGTTCGCCCTCCAGTGGGGCGCCTTCCGGGACTACTTCGACCGGGCGGACGCTGCCGTCGTCGAATCGGCGCGCGTGGCGCTCACCGCCGCCGCCCGTCCATTCCTGACCGACGACGGCGTCCGGTTACGCAGCACCGCCTGGCTGGTCCACGCGACCCGCCCCTGA
- a CDS encoding VOC family protein: protein MLRGPATVNFWVDDPEAAKQWYAELLGVEPYFERPGNGQPAAYYEFRVGDYQSELGLIDRRYAPPGAAVAPGGAILHWHVDDVQAALDRLLSMGAVPYQPLTEYGPGFVTASVIDPFGNVLGIMYNRHYLEVLGR from the coding sequence ATGCTGCGAGGACCGGCCACCGTCAACTTCTGGGTCGACGACCCGGAGGCAGCCAAGCAGTGGTACGCCGAACTCCTTGGCGTCGAGCCCTACTTCGAGCGCCCGGGCAACGGACAGCCGGCCGCCTACTACGAGTTCAGGGTCGGCGACTACCAGTCCGAACTCGGCCTCATCGACCGGCGGTACGCCCCACCGGGCGCGGCTGTCGCACCCGGTGGGGCGATCCTGCACTGGCATGTCGACGACGTCCAGGCCGCCCTGGACCGGCTGCTGTCCATGGGGGCGGTACCCTACCAGCCGCTCACCGAGTACGGCCCCGGATTCGTCACCGCATCCGTGATCGACCCCTTCGGCAACGTGCTGGGCATCATGTACAACCGGCACTACCTGGAGGTTCTGGGGCGATGA
- the helR gene encoding RNA polymerase recycling motor ATPase HelR: protein MTNSVFDLPERLRGKADPALIARDEQHFAAIAENLEQVRADLSDRLAAARKARGGVGQQAMDRDDEIRRLTARLRTLRRFDADLCLGRMVDMDNPEPVYVGRRGLTDSSGRRLLLDWRSPAAAPFFGATHANPMGLASRRRYRWTRGRISDYWDEVFTPDGLDGHAALDDQSAFIASLGSSRSTRMRDVLATIQADQDAIIRAGSRGALVVDGGPGTGKTVVALHRTAYLLYADPRLGHRRGGVLFVGPHQPYLSYVADVLPSLGEEDVQTCTLRDLVPEGAAATIETDPDVARLKASADLVQAIETAVRFYEELPTKGMTVPVDDVDIRLSVADWAEAFEAPDPGTPHNEARAEIWEELLTILTNKHDGDEPDGLVRRSLLRNTELRTAFNRAWPLLAAADLVGDLWSVPAYLRKCASWLSPDEVRKLQRTDARAWTVSDLPLLDAARQRIGDPEASRRKLRHDAAIVVKREQMTRVVEDLLEAEYDNEGAMIMLHGQDLRDALVDESALPGADPDLLAGPFAHIVVDEAQELTDAEWQMLLLRCPSRSFTIVGDRAQARHGFTESWRERLARIGFDRINLASLSINYRTPAEVMAAAEPVIRAVLPDANVPTSIRSSDLPVVHGSVSERDSILDAWLAAHADGIACVIGDPGFRATSRVQSLTPELSKGLEFDLVVLVDPESFGEGIEGAVDRYVAMTRATQQLVILTSS, encoded by the coding sequence GTGACCAACAGCGTTTTCGATCTTCCTGAACGGCTTCGTGGAAAGGCCGACCCGGCGCTGATCGCTCGGGACGAGCAGCACTTCGCGGCCATCGCGGAAAACCTTGAACAGGTGCGGGCCGACCTGTCCGACCGCCTTGCCGCCGCGCGCAAGGCACGCGGCGGTGTGGGCCAGCAGGCGATGGACCGGGACGACGAGATCCGCCGGCTGACCGCTCGGTTGCGCACCCTGCGCCGTTTCGATGCGGACCTGTGCCTGGGACGGATGGTCGACATGGACAACCCCGAGCCCGTGTACGTCGGACGACGCGGCCTCACGGACAGCTCGGGCCGTCGGCTGTTGCTCGACTGGCGTTCCCCGGCGGCGGCACCGTTCTTCGGCGCGACCCATGCCAACCCGATGGGGCTGGCGAGCCGCCGCCGATATCGCTGGACCCGTGGCCGGATCAGCGACTACTGGGACGAGGTGTTCACCCCGGATGGGCTCGACGGGCACGCCGCGCTCGACGACCAGTCCGCCTTCATCGCCAGCCTGGGCAGCAGTCGGTCGACCCGGATGCGGGATGTGCTCGCCACCATTCAGGCCGACCAGGACGCCATCATCAGAGCGGGGTCCCGGGGCGCTCTGGTCGTCGACGGTGGGCCGGGTACGGGAAAGACCGTGGTCGCGTTGCACCGCACCGCGTATCTGCTCTACGCCGATCCGCGCCTCGGTCACCGCCGGGGCGGTGTGTTGTTCGTCGGCCCGCACCAGCCCTACCTGTCCTACGTCGCCGACGTCCTGCCCAGCCTCGGTGAGGAGGATGTGCAGACCTGCACCCTGCGAGACCTCGTACCCGAGGGGGCCGCCGCGACCATCGAGACCGACCCGGATGTCGCCCGCCTGAAGGCGTCTGCGGACCTGGTGCAGGCGATCGAGACGGCGGTCAGGTTCTACGAGGAGCTGCCCACCAAGGGAATGACGGTTCCGGTCGACGATGTCGACATCCGGCTGAGCGTCGCCGACTGGGCCGAGGCGTTCGAGGCGCCAGATCCCGGCACCCCGCACAACGAGGCGCGTGCCGAGATCTGGGAGGAACTGCTCACGATCCTGACGAACAAACATGACGGCGACGAACCGGACGGCCTGGTTCGCCGGTCGCTACTGCGAAACACCGAGCTGCGTACAGCCTTCAACCGCGCGTGGCCGCTGCTGGCGGCGGCCGACCTCGTCGGAGACCTCTGGTCGGTCCCCGCCTACCTGCGTAAGTGTGCGTCCTGGCTCAGCCCGGACGAGGTCCGCAAACTACAGCGCACCGATGCCCGGGCCTGGACGGTCTCGGACCTGCCGTTGTTGGACGCGGCACGGCAGCGGATCGGCGACCCGGAGGCGTCCCGGCGGAAGCTTCGACACGATGCCGCCATCGTCGTCAAGCGCGAGCAGATGACCAGGGTCGTCGAGGACCTGCTGGAGGCCGAGTACGACAACGAAGGCGCGATGATCATGCTGCACGGACAGGACCTGCGGGATGCCCTGGTCGACGAGTCCGCTCTGCCGGGTGCTGACCCGGACCTGCTCGCCGGGCCGTTCGCGCACATCGTCGTGGACGAGGCGCAGGAACTGACCGACGCCGAGTGGCAGATGTTGTTGCTTCGTTGCCCGTCCCGGAGTTTCACCATTGTTGGAGACCGTGCCCAAGCCAGGCACGGGTTCACGGAGTCGTGGCGGGAACGGTTGGCGCGGATCGGGTTCGATCGGATCAACCTGGCCTCGCTGAGCATCAACTACCGGACGCCGGCCGAGGTCATGGCGGCGGCCGAGCCGGTCATCCGGGCCGTACTGCCGGACGCCAACGTGCCGACCTCCATCCGTAGCAGCGACCTTCCCGTCGTACACGGGTCTGTTTCGGAGCGGGACTCGATTCTCGACGCCTGGCTCGCCGCGCACGCCGACGGGATCGCCTGCGTCATCGGCGATCCCGGGTTCCGGGCGACGTCCCGGGTCCAGTCGCTGACCCCGGAGCTGTCGAAGGGGCTCGAGTTCGACCTGGTCGTCCTCGTTGACCCGGAGTCGTTTGGCGAGGGGATCGAAGGAGCGGTCGACCGCTATGTGGCGATGACCCGGGCGACCCAGCAACTCGTCATCCTCACCAGCTCCTGA
- a CDS encoding TetR/AcrR family transcriptional regulator: MPRPRSLSTDQLGAAALAVIDRDGLAALTMRTVAAELRMSTMALYRYVADREELTGLVVEQVLGAVDTTAPSAELPWTEQVRTMVERIRVAVAAHPAVVPLTPLHRHRSMSILRWTETVLGILTEAGIDGPHRVVALRALLSYVNGAVQLEHLGPLSGAGTVAMSELPRADFPLLAETARHARQVGPEEEFTAGLDILLHGLTRSIR; encoded by the coding sequence ATGCCCAGACCACGCTCACTCAGCACCGATCAGCTCGGCGCCGCCGCCCTGGCCGTCATCGACCGCGACGGGCTCGCCGCGCTGACCATGCGCACCGTCGCGGCTGAACTCCGTATGAGCACGATGGCGCTCTACCGCTACGTCGCAGACCGGGAGGAGCTGACAGGGCTGGTCGTGGAGCAGGTGCTCGGAGCCGTCGACACCACCGCCCCCTCCGCCGAACTGCCCTGGACGGAACAGGTCCGGACCATGGTCGAGCGCATCCGTGTCGCGGTGGCGGCCCACCCGGCGGTCGTACCGCTCACGCCCCTGCACCGGCACCGGTCGATGAGCATCCTGCGGTGGACCGAGACGGTGCTCGGCATCCTGACCGAAGCCGGTATCGACGGGCCGCACCGGGTCGTCGCCCTGCGTGCCCTGCTCAGCTACGTCAATGGTGCGGTCCAGCTCGAACACCTCGGCCCGCTCTCCGGGGCGGGCACCGTTGCCATGTCAGAACTGCCCCGAGCAGACTTCCCGCTCTTGGCGGAGACAGCGCGGCACGCCCGACAGGTCGGACCCGAGGAGGAGTTCACCGCCGGACTCGACATCCTGCTACACGGCCTGACCAGGTCGATTCGCTGA
- a CDS encoding helix-turn-helix transcriptional regulator: MRADRLVAVLLLMQSRGRVTAAELATELEVSVATARRDLEALSAAGIPVYPQPGRGGGWSLVGGARTDLSGLSAAEAQALFLLVGPAAAVSEEAKAALRKLVRALPQTFREDAEAAASATMIDPTRWSGRDQWRPELVELLQSTVVRRRKVRLTYTNRAGERTERLVDPWGLVDKDDIWYLIAGTERGQRTFRIDRISTAEPTDQPAERPDGFTLSTAWQQVVDEVEQQRSRTWATVLVEARFVPVLRNQFGRHCRTEGEPDNGRARVRLAAPTPLDIARHLAGWGAMIEVVEPRSVQWELARIGAELTTRYPNGC, encoded by the coding sequence ATGCGCGCAGACCGACTCGTCGCCGTCCTCCTACTCATGCAGTCCCGGGGCCGGGTGACCGCCGCCGAGTTGGCGACGGAGCTGGAGGTCTCGGTGGCCACCGCCCGTCGGGACCTGGAGGCGCTGTCCGCAGCGGGCATCCCGGTGTATCCGCAGCCCGGACGTGGGGGCGGCTGGTCGCTGGTCGGCGGTGCCCGCACCGACCTCAGCGGCCTGTCGGCTGCCGAGGCACAGGCGTTGTTCCTACTCGTCGGCCCGGCCGCAGCCGTCTCGGAAGAAGCCAAGGCGGCGCTGCGAAAACTCGTACGGGCCCTGCCGCAGACCTTCCGAGAAGACGCCGAGGCCGCCGCCAGCGCCACTATGATCGACCCCACCCGATGGAGTGGGCGTGACCAGTGGCGGCCCGAACTGGTCGAACTACTCCAGAGCACGGTGGTCCGCCGGCGGAAGGTCCGCCTGACCTACACCAACCGCGCCGGAGAGCGAACCGAGCGGCTGGTCGACCCCTGGGGCCTCGTCGACAAGGACGACATCTGGTATCTGATCGCCGGTACGGAACGAGGACAGCGCACCTTCCGGATCGACCGGATCAGCACGGCGGAGCCGACCGACCAGCCGGCCGAACGCCCGGACGGCTTCACGCTCAGCACCGCCTGGCAGCAGGTTGTCGACGAGGTGGAACAGCAGCGCTCCCGCACCTGGGCGACCGTACTCGTCGAGGCCAGGTTCGTACCGGTACTGCGCAACCAGTTCGGCCGGCACTGTCGCACCGAAGGCGAGCCCGACAACGGGCGTGCCCGGGTCCGCCTGGCCGCACCGACCCCGTTGGACATCGCCCGGCACCTCGCCGGCTGGGGCGCGATGATCGAGGTGGTCGAACCGCGATCCGTCCAGTGGGAGCTGGCGCGGATCGGAGCCGAGCTGACCACTCGCTATCCCAACGGGTGCTGA
- a CDS encoding isochorismatase family protein, producing the protein MATVQLDSRRTALVLIDLMPRIIALPTEPYSGTEVLTRCLTLATAVRAAGGLVVFVRVERPGVEEQPPGSELAPECAPESGDVQIVKHTLGAFHQTGLDDVLRSRGVQTVVLGGLVTNFGVESTGRVADEHDYSVVFVSDAMAGLHGHAHEFAVDYVFPRLGAVCTSDELLGVLG; encoded by the coding sequence GTGGCGACCGTTCAACTTGATTCGCGCCGTACGGCGCTTGTCCTCATTGACCTGATGCCGAGGATCATCGCGCTACCGACCGAGCCGTACTCGGGAACGGAGGTCCTGACCCGATGTCTGACGCTGGCGACGGCGGTCCGTGCGGCTGGCGGCCTCGTGGTGTTCGTACGGGTCGAGCGACCCGGGGTCGAGGAGCAGCCACCGGGCAGTGAGCTGGCCCCCGAGTGTGCGCCCGAGTCGGGCGACGTGCAGATCGTCAAGCACACCCTGGGCGCGTTCCACCAGACCGGCTTGGACGACGTCCTGCGTTCGCGGGGCGTGCAGACCGTCGTGCTCGGCGGCCTGGTCACCAACTTCGGCGTCGAGTCGACCGGTCGGGTCGCCGATGAGCACGACTACTCCGTGGTGTTCGTGTCCGACGCGATGGCGGGCCTGCACGGGCATGCCCATGAGTTCGCGGTGGACTACGTCTTTCCGCGACTTGGCGCGGTATGTACCAGCGACGAGTTGCTGGGTGTGCTGGGCTGA
- a CDS encoding peroxiredoxin-like family protein, whose protein sequence is MPVTRGRLDAGSTIPARDLTPVVGPPIPVPAPDRLIHLQFRRFAGCPVCNLHLRSVVRRHDEIEAAGIREVVVFHSPADELREHTPDLPFAVIADPDKRLYREFGVESAPRALLSPRAWLPIARSILRSTWAVARRRERLPAGTQPGGRLGLPADFLIASDGRIVAHRYGEHVYDQWSVDELLTLAARAPRPAATT, encoded by the coding sequence ATGCCCGTAACCCGAGGAAGGCTCGACGCCGGCTCGACCATCCCCGCCCGTGACCTCACCCCCGTCGTCGGACCGCCGATCCCCGTACCGGCCCCCGACCGCCTGATCCACCTCCAGTTCCGCCGCTTCGCCGGCTGCCCGGTCTGCAACCTGCACCTACGGTCCGTGGTACGACGACACGACGAGATCGAGGCGGCCGGGATCCGCGAGGTCGTCGTGTTCCACTCCCCCGCCGACGAACTACGTGAACACACCCCCGACCTGCCGTTCGCCGTCATCGCCGACCCGGACAAGCGGCTGTACCGGGAGTTCGGCGTGGAGTCCGCGCCCCGGGCGCTGCTCAGCCCCCGGGCATGGCTGCCCATCGCGCGGTCGATCCTGCGTAGCACCTGGGCGGTCGCCCGCCGACGGGAACGCCTGCCGGCCGGCACCCAGCCCGGCGGACGGCTCGGCCTGCCCGCCGACTTCCTCATCGCCAGCGACGGTCGCATCGTCGCCCACCGATACGGCGAACACGTCTACGACCAATGGTCGGTCGACGAACTCCTGACGCTGGCCGCACGCGCACCGCGACCGGCAGCCACGACCTGA
- a CDS encoding YdeI/OmpD-associated family protein has translation MMHFEDAAGWESWLADHHETRAEAWLKIAKKGSAAVSVTSEQALEVSLCHGWIDSHRRSYDEHFFLQRYSPRRKGSPWSQVNVERVEKLTAAGRMRPAGLVQVAAAQSDGRWAAAYTAQRNATVPPDLAEALATHPQAANAFDALDKTGRYRVILPLLKARTPAGRAARLHKAISDLLSP, from the coding sequence ATGATGCACTTCGAGGACGCCGCCGGGTGGGAGTCGTGGCTGGCCGACCACCACGAGACCCGGGCCGAGGCCTGGCTGAAGATCGCCAAGAAGGGTTCGGCCGCTGTCTCGGTCACGTCCGAGCAGGCGTTGGAGGTCTCGCTGTGTCATGGCTGGATCGACAGCCACCGCAGGTCGTACGACGAGCACTTCTTCCTCCAGCGGTATTCGCCCCGCCGCAAGGGCAGCCCCTGGTCGCAGGTCAACGTCGAACGGGTGGAGAAGCTGACCGCTGCTGGGCGGATGCGGCCCGCTGGCCTCGTCCAGGTCGCCGCGGCCCAGTCGGACGGCCGCTGGGCGGCGGCCTACACGGCCCAGCGCAACGCCACCGTGCCGCCCGACCTGGCCGAGGCGTTGGCGACCCACCCGCAGGCCGCCAACGCCTTCGACGCGCTCGACAAGACCGGCCGTTATCGGGTGATCCTGCCGCTGTTGAAGGCCCGGACTCCGGCCGGACGGGCGGCACGCCTGCACAAGGCGATCTCCGACCTATTGAGCCCATGA
- a CDS encoding siderophore-interacting protein codes for MTVPTREIKLVRHDLTPRLLEVARVTRITPRMARVTLTGEALDGFAYAAPEDHVKVFFPAPGEQLPVMPILGPNGIVPTPAGQPLPIFRDYTVRYVRPQQRELDIDFALHGHGPGGTWAAQVKPGDKVGVLGPRGSHLNPMNFDWYLLAGDETALPAIGAWLEQLPTGVAAYVFIEVADQAEEQPLPTAADATVVWLHRDGADGRNLLDEAIRDIQLPGGDGYVWVAGEAGNLKSIRRYLRGLGLPRDWVDVDGYWKRGVVNLDHHAADEDE; via the coding sequence ATGACTGTTCCCACGCGCGAGATCAAGCTGGTCCGGCACGACCTCACCCCACGGCTGCTGGAGGTCGCCCGGGTCACCCGGATCACCCCGCGCATGGCCCGGGTGACCCTGACCGGCGAGGCGCTCGACGGGTTTGCGTATGCCGCACCGGAAGACCACGTGAAGGTGTTCTTTCCGGCGCCGGGTGAGCAGTTGCCGGTCATGCCGATCCTCGGCCCGAACGGGATCGTCCCGACGCCGGCCGGGCAGCCGCTGCCAATCTTCCGGGACTACACCGTCCGTTACGTCCGACCGCAACAGCGGGAGCTGGACATCGACTTCGCCCTGCACGGGCACGGTCCGGGCGGTACCTGGGCCGCCCAGGTCAAGCCCGGCGACAAGGTCGGGGTGCTCGGCCCGCGCGGCTCCCACCTCAACCCGATGAACTTCGACTGGTACCTGCTGGCCGGTGACGAGACCGCGCTGCCGGCGATTGGTGCCTGGCTGGAGCAACTACCGACCGGGGTTGCGGCGTACGTCTTCATCGAGGTGGCCGACCAGGCGGAGGAGCAGCCACTGCCGACGGCGGCCGACGCGACTGTCGTGTGGCTGCACCGCGACGGCGCCGACGGTCGTAACCTGCTCGACGAGGCGATTCGCGACATCCAACTCCCCGGCGGCGACGGGTACGTCTGGGTGGCCGGTGAAGCCGGCAACCTGAAGTCGATCCGCCGGTACCTGCGCGGGCTCGGTCTGCCCCGGGACTGGGTGGACGTCGACGGCTACTGGAAGCGTGGTGTGGTCAACCTCGACCACCACGCGGCCGACGAAGACGAGTGA